The Streptomyces sp. NBC_00459 DNA segment AGCCAAATCGAGTCCGGCGTATCCGGCGTGAGTGAGCAGCGTCTGCGTCGACTCGCGGCCCATTACGCGTGCACCGACGAGGCGCTCGTCAACGCCCTGGCGGCGATGGCGGCCGACCGAACGCGCGGCTGGTGGGAGGAGTACCGAGGACTGCTGCCCGCATCGTTCCTCGACCTGTCCGAGCTGGAACACCGCTCCACATCGCTCCGGGAAGTCCAAGTCCTGTACGTCCCAGGCCTGTTCCAGACGCAGGACTACGCCCGGGCCGTCTTCTCCTTTCGCGTCCCTGAACTCCAGGACAAGGAAATCGAGTTGCGCGTCCATCACCGGATGCAACGCAGGGCGATCCTTGAAGGTCCCGCTCCGACCCCGTACGAGGCGGTCATCCACGAGGCGGCACTCCGCATCCGGGTCAGCGACCGCGCCGCCTCGCTACGGCAACTGGCCCGCGTCCTCGAACTCTGCGAAGCGGACCACATCACCGTGCGCGTCATCCCCTTCGACCTGGACGGGTTCGCCGGC contains these protein-coding regions:
- a CDS encoding helix-turn-helix domain-containing protein, whose translation is MGTKREPTARQMRLAVELRRLREAAGLSARESAALLGVNSVQISQIESGVSGVSEQRLRRLAAHYACTDEALVNALAAMAADRTRGWWEEYRGLLPASFLDLSELEHRSTSLREVQVLYVPGLFQTQDYARAVFSFRVPELQDKEIELRVHHRMQRRAILEGPAPTPYEAVIHEAALRIRVSDRAASLRQLARVLELCEADHITVRVIPFDLDGFAGAASAMTYAAGAVPKLDTVVRDAPQGAAFVDSETQLAAFRTLLRRLEAVSLAPGRSRDFIHKLTKEL